The Oceanispirochaeta sp. genome window below encodes:
- a CDS encoding carbohydrate ABC transporter permease, translating into MAAILFGIPFYFVINNASKNSQEASLMNIKAPAEFLLYQNIAEVLSTNKGIVLIAFKNSFLITIFSILVLIVSCSMAGFVSQRRTDKATPVINFLILAGLIIPPAIVPTIWLLMSLNIFKTMFSMVMIEAALTMSFSTLLYKGFTATIPRQIDEAAIVDGAGPVRLFFQIIFPLLKPTTATVIVLSSVNIFNDFVNPLYFFPGAKNATVQLTLYNFMSKFHSSWQLLFADVLIISIPPLILFIFFNRKIIAGMSAGAIKG; encoded by the coding sequence TTTGATGAATATCAAGGCTCCCGCAGAATTTCTTCTGTACCAGAATATTGCAGAAGTCCTTTCCACAAACAAAGGGATAGTTCTTATTGCCTTTAAAAATAGCTTTCTTATAACCATCTTCTCTATTCTTGTGCTGATTGTCAGCTGTTCCATGGCTGGATTTGTATCCCAGAGAAGAACTGATAAAGCCACACCGGTCATCAACTTTCTGATACTGGCCGGTTTGATTATTCCCCCGGCCATTGTCCCGACCATCTGGCTCCTGATGTCTTTGAATATCTTTAAAACCATGTTCAGTATGGTCATGATCGAAGCCGCCCTGACTATGTCCTTTTCAACTCTCCTGTACAAAGGATTTACAGCGACAATACCCAGACAGATTGATGAGGCAGCTATTGTGGATGGCGCCGGCCCCGTGCGTCTGTTTTTTCAAATCATCTTTCCATTGCTCAAACCCACGACCGCAACAGTGATTGTGTTGTCCTCTGTGAATATTTTCAATGACTTTGTAAACCCGCTGTACTTCTTCCCAGGAGCAAAAAACGCGACTGTCCAGCTGACTCTCTATAATTTTATGAGTAAATTTCATAGCTCCTGGCAACTCCTCTTTGCGGATGTGCTGATCATTTCGATTCCCCCTCTCATCCTCTTCATCTTCTTTAACAGAAAGATCATCGCAGGGATGTCTGCCGGTGCCATAAAGGGGTAA